The following are encoded together in the Pseudodesulfovibrio indicus genome:
- a CDS encoding YkgJ family cysteine cluster protein, which produces MAARSRSKSGKVRRQPKGGGRAIPFAAPSPEDQAQALADRLSRDRMETFTATLRPEAGNPAVPDIRALHEVVRGSFALFDSLLDDLILDPPLACQRGCIHCCWNQVALTEPEALYLGLYLLDTRTPEQLRELAAKTEGLVDGLKGKSWREIGMARHRLPCLFLENGNCSVYPARPLACRGWNSVNATMCLESNLTEDALTPIENHPILRLMADSIQDGLLRGSKNLALEAGYLLMARATHLMLRDDPATAILACAESWLLGQPFFGRKRDW; this is translated from the coding sequence ATGGCCGCTCGCTCCCGTTCCAAGTCCGGCAAGGTCCGGCGTCAACCCAAAGGAGGCGGCCGGGCCATCCCCTTTGCCGCGCCCTCGCCCGAAGACCAGGCCCAGGCACTGGCCGACCGCCTCTCCCGGGACCGCATGGAAACGTTCACCGCCACCCTGCGCCCGGAGGCAGGCAACCCCGCCGTCCCGGACATCCGCGCCCTGCACGAGGTCGTGCGCGGCTCCTTCGCCCTGTTCGACTCCCTGCTCGACGACCTGATCCTGGACCCGCCCCTGGCGTGCCAGCGGGGATGCATCCACTGCTGCTGGAACCAGGTGGCCCTGACCGAGCCCGAGGCGCTCTACCTGGGGCTGTACCTGCTCGACACGCGCACCCCGGAACAGCTTCGCGAACTGGCCGCCAAGACGGAAGGACTGGTGGACGGACTCAAGGGAAAGAGCTGGCGGGAAATCGGCATGGCCCGCCACCGCCTCCCCTGCCTGTTCCTGGAGAACGGCAACTGTTCCGTGTACCCGGCCCGCCCCCTGGCGTGCCGGGGCTGGAATTCGGTGAACGCGACCATGTGTCTTGAGAGCAACCTGACCGAAGACGCCCTGACCCCCATCGAAAACCACCCCATCCTGCGGCTCATGGCCGACTCCATCCAGGACGGGCTGCTGCGCGGCAGCAAGAATCTGGCCCTGGAGGCGGGCTACCTGCTCATGGCCCGCGCCACCCACCTCATGCTGCGGGACGACCCGGCGACGGCCATCCTGGCCTGCGCGGAGTCCTGGCTCCTGGGCCAGCCGTTCTTCGGCCGAAAGCGGGACTGGTAG
- a CDS encoding DMT family transporter encodes MNSALLALVTILLWSSLALLTDRISHLPPLLSVGLVLTACGLAGAVRLRRWRVSAATWLTGVGGIFGYHFLLFAAFGRAPAVEANMIQYLWPLCIVLFSPLFLPRNRLAANHLLGAGLGLAGAGLIVTGGSFGLRMEYLPGYLCALGAAVTWACYSLQTKRLQPFPSAAVGGFCLVSGLLSLALHFLLGAPGPNPTGADWLVILLLGLGPMGAAFYTWDAAMKRGDPRMVGALSYLTPLLSTLLLVAVNGKRFTPLHGLAVLLVTSGAVFGSLDTLRPLFASLARRRRT; translated from the coding sequence ATGAACTCCGCCCTCCTCGCTCTCGTGACCATCCTCCTGTGGAGTTCGCTGGCCCTGCTCACGGACCGCATATCCCACCTCCCGCCGCTGCTCTCGGTGGGGCTGGTCCTGACCGCGTGCGGGCTGGCGGGAGCGGTCAGGCTGCGTCGCTGGAGGGTCTCCGCCGCCACCTGGCTGACCGGCGTGGGCGGCATCTTCGGCTATCATTTCCTGCTCTTCGCCGCCTTCGGGCGAGCCCCGGCCGTGGAGGCGAACATGATCCAGTACCTCTGGCCCCTGTGCATCGTCCTGTTCTCGCCCCTGTTCCTGCCCCGCAACCGGCTGGCCGCGAACCACCTGCTCGGCGCGGGACTGGGCTTGGCGGGCGCCGGCCTGATCGTCACCGGAGGCAGCTTCGGCCTTCGCATGGAGTACCTGCCGGGCTACCTCTGCGCCCTGGGCGCGGCGGTGACCTGGGCCTGCTATTCGCTCCAGACCAAGCGGCTGCAGCCCTTCCCGTCGGCCGCGGTGGGCGGCTTCTGCCTGGTCTCCGGGCTGCTCTCCCTGGCCCTGCATTTTCTGCTGGGCGCTCCCGGACCCAACCCGACGGGGGCGGACTGGCTGGTCATCCTGCTCCTCGGCCTCGGCCCCATGGGCGCGGCCTTCTACACCTGGGACGCGGCCATGAAGCGGGGCGACCCGCGCATGGTCGGCGCCCTCTCCTACCTGACCCCCCTGCTCTCCACCCTGCTTCTGGTGGCGGTCAACGGCAAGCGGTTCACCCCCCTGCACGGGTTGGCCGTCCTGCTGGTCACGAGCGGGGCGGTGTTCGGCTCCCTGGACACCCTGCGTCCACTCTTCGCATCCCTTGCCCGACGCCGCCGGACCTGA